A single genomic interval of Bacteroidota bacterium harbors:
- a CDS encoding SBBP repeat-containing protein, whose product MTNKNYVDQIRKGKELLPASLRFVLFISVRLCLVSILFIQSSFAQRAIGKGDQQTQAPDISLRGAGMNFTQNKGQIVDMAGKVRPDILFKGDGGGADIYIRKTGISYVQSNIGEVMHEMHEQAEERMKNSMPGGAQNSITDAEPVNEEVEKELLQKIHRIDIDFVNGNLSPRTIVKERLEGYSNFYYAHCPKGITNVNSYNEVTIKNVYNNIDVKYYGGKQNGLKYDIVVNPGGNPNQIKLKYSGAKELRIDPDGLEETLIIETSIGRLGEYMPKVYQNINGKVVDVKARYILNGTTVNFELETMPDGRLAWNPELPLIIDPWVSYYGGESNEWGHAVTNDPSGNVAFVGETYSYAFPISVGAFQTSLIIKPGNHYSANIDAFVVKMNPAGNRLWATYYGGTEGDYAHGVVTDAAGNISVSGQTTSLDLPIGTSGANVVHQNSFAGVLDAYLLQLNPAGMRLWATYYGGTDKDFSGDLASDGNNVYLYGETKSLNGISTAGSFQSAFVGVQDVFVVKFAANGNRIWASYVGGSNYDWEGRIACDISGNIYLTGCTWSTNFPTFAGHQMALAGGGQDAFLFKFNPAGARLWATYYGGSGTNDNYAGSTSYRTNGAGGAVACDKSGNVYISGCTSSPNNIATGGAYQTALAGSSTNAFLVKFNSTGTRQWGTYFGSGGEWISDISTDSNSNIYIFGEMEDNCVARSSCAYQPNCGNAAGGEDEFIAKFSTTGSYLCTTNLGGDGEEDLEEGGVGISIFGNYLYVAGSTAGPAWPAMLGFPVTSGAFQTDFGGGGGASYGGGDAYIAQLCINICEAKVLGLNFTPSPSKVCAGVPITFTPVVNNSCDTTGYKFQWTFPGGNPSSSTAVKPVVTYSASGNYTAKLVLTTICKKDSITKVLSSCVCTVMANAGVTAHVTCNGNKLGSATATVSSGSGGPYIYNWSNGQTSSVATGLTVGNYTVTVIDGACSASSMVTIVDQSTLKIAKTSTNISCPSSSGAVATVTPSGGVSPYSYSWSNGWGGTNSIGGLAAGGYTVTITESNGCTATSTFNITGSTPFVSAAFTISPSGTVCVGTAVNFINTGNVTGSKWGASYTTWLISPITPANVSGSTVDFSYTFLTAGTYNITHDIDTMVGNGVCYSRITQVVKVVNCNGPIITTTGSSVCPGSCATVTSSGSGGTAPYTYSWSTGATTQNIAPCPVSTTTYTVTVRDAGGNTSTSTAVVTVNPAVTVTTTATNISCNGGTNGSAAAAVGGGSFPYVYTWSTGATTSQISNLTSQIYTVTVTDSKGCVATSTASIISPLALTGQFTKGTANCINCGCKEWILVNATGGTSPYSYTWPDGYTNRYKNRLCPNSYFVNIKDKNGCSVNVSLTAP is encoded by the coding sequence TTGACAAATAAAAATTACGTAGATCAAATTCGCAAGGGAAAAGAATTATTGCCTGCCAGCCTTCGGTTTGTTTTATTTATTTCGGTTAGACTCTGTTTAGTTTCCATTCTTTTTATTCAAAGCAGTTTTGCACAACGAGCTATTGGCAAAGGCGATCAACAAACTCAGGCGCCTGATATTTCCCTGCGTGGAGCCGGAATGAACTTTACCCAAAACAAAGGACAGATCGTTGATATGGCCGGCAAAGTACGCCCTGATATTTTATTTAAAGGAGATGGGGGAGGAGCCGATATATATATCCGCAAAACCGGGATCAGTTACGTTCAAAGCAATATTGGAGAAGTAATGCATGAAATGCATGAACAGGCTGAGGAGCGTATGAAGAATAGTATGCCCGGTGGTGCACAAAATAGTATTACGGATGCAGAACCGGTAAATGAAGAAGTGGAAAAGGAACTCCTTCAGAAAATACACAGAATTGATATTGACTTTGTAAATGGAAATCTGAGCCCCCGGACAATTGTAAAAGAGCGATTAGAAGGTTATTCTAACTTCTATTATGCACATTGTCCAAAGGGCATAACCAATGTTAATTCTTATAATGAGGTAACAATAAAAAATGTTTACAATAACATAGATGTGAAATATTATGGCGGCAAACAAAATGGGTTAAAATACGATATAGTGGTAAATCCTGGAGGCAATCCCAATCAAATAAAACTAAAATACAGTGGAGCAAAGGAATTAAGAATTGATCCCGATGGATTGGAAGAAACACTAATAATTGAAACAAGTATTGGACGGCTTGGTGAGTATATGCCAAAGGTTTATCAAAATATAAATGGTAAAGTTGTTGATGTTAAAGCCCGGTATATCCTTAACGGTACAACTGTGAACTTTGAACTTGAAACCATGCCTGACGGCCGGCTGGCCTGGAACCCGGAACTCCCTTTAATCATCGATCCCTGGGTAAGCTATTATGGCGGCGAAAGTAATGAATGGGGACATGCAGTTACTAATGATCCTTCAGGTAATGTGGCGTTTGTGGGAGAAACATATTCGTATGCTTTTCCAATATCTGTTGGCGCTTTTCAGACTTCCCTTATAATCAAACCTGGCAATCATTACAGTGCCAACATTGATGCTTTTGTGGTAAAAATGAATCCGGCCGGAAATCGTCTTTGGGCTACATATTACGGCGGTACTGAAGGTGATTACGCTCATGGCGTTGTCACTGATGCTGCCGGAAATATTTCAGTGTCAGGTCAAACAACGTCATTAGATTTGCCGATAGGTACGTCAGGTGCCAATGTTGTGCATCAAAATTCATTTGCTGGTGTACTTGATGCGTATTTGTTGCAATTAAATCCGGCAGGTATGCGTTTATGGGCCACTTATTATGGGGGCACTGATAAGGATTTTAGTGGCGATCTTGCCAGTGATGGAAATAATGTTTATTTGTACGGTGAGACTAAATCTTTAAATGGTATTTCAACAGCAGGTTCTTTTCAATCTGCATTTGTGGGTGTGCAGGATGTTTTTGTAGTGAAATTTGCGGCAAACGGCAATCGCATTTGGGCAAGTTATGTGGGAGGGAGTAATTATGATTGGGAAGGTCGCATTGCCTGCGATATTTCCGGCAACATTTATCTAACAGGTTGTACCTGGTCGACAAACTTCCCGACTTTTGCAGGCCATCAAATGGCCTTGGCCGGAGGCGGCCAGGACGCCTTCCTGTTTAAATTTAATCCTGCCGGTGCCCGCTTATGGGCTACATATTACGGAGGTTCAGGGACAAATGATAACTACGCCGGCTCTACATCGTATCGTACTAACGGAGCGGGAGGCGCCGTGGCATGCGATAAGTCGGGAAACGTTTATATTTCAGGATGTACAAGTTCTCCAAACAACATCGCAACAGGAGGGGCGTATCAAACAGCATTGGCTGGTTCTTCAACAAATGCGTTCCTTGTAAAATTCAATAGTACAGGAACAAGACAATGGGGAACTTATTTTGGTTCAGGCGGTGAGTGGATTTCTGATATTTCTACGGATAGCAACAGCAATATTTATATTTTCGGAGAGATGGAAGACAATTGTGTTGCCCGTTCATCCTGTGCTTACCAGCCCAATTGCGGTAATGCTGCGGGAGGAGAAGATGAATTCATCGCGAAATTCAGTACTACCGGCTCATATCTTTGCACAACAAATCTGGGAGGTGACGGAGAAGAAGACCTGGAAGAGGGGGGAGTAGGCATTTCCATATTCGGAAATTACTTATATGTAGCGGGCAGCACAGCTGGGCCGGCATGGCCCGCTATGTTAGGATTCCCCGTTACGTCAGGCGCCTTTCAAACAGACTTTGGAGGGGGAGGAGGTGCCAGTTATGGAGGAGGGGATGCTTACATTGCTCAACTATGTATAAATATTTGCGAAGCAAAAGTCCTTGGTCTGAATTTTACTCCCAGTCCTTCAAAAGTATGTGCCGGTGTACCAATTACTTTTACGCCAGTTGTGAACAATTCATGCGACACTACTGGATATAAATTTCAATGGACATTTCCCGGCGGAAACCCTTCAAGTTCTACTGCTGTTAAGCCTGTCGTTACCTATTCTGCTTCTGGAAATTATACGGCTAAACTCGTACTTACAACAATTTGTAAGAAAGATAGTATTACAAAAGTGCTTTCTTCCTGCGTATGCACTGTCATGGCCAATGCGGGGGTCACAGCGCACGTTACCTGTAATGGCAATAAATTGGGTAGCGCAACTGCCACTGTAAGCAGTGGCAGCGGAGGGCCTTATATCTATAACTGGAGCAATGGTCAGACATCCTCTGTTGCAACCGGTCTTACTGTTGGAAATTATACTGTTACAGTCATTGATGGAGCTTGTTCGGCATCATCTATGGTTACTATAGTCGATCAATCAACTCTTAAAATAGCAAAAACAAGTACTAATATTTCCTGTCCTTCTTCATCAGGGGCTGTTGCTACTGTTACTCCGAGTGGCGGAGTGTCACCATATTCATATAGCTGGAGTAATGGCTGGGGTGGAACAAATTCCATAGGTGGCCTTGCTGCCGGAGGTTATACTGTAACTATTACCGAAAGCAATGGCTGTACCGCAACAAGTACATTTAATATTACAGGGTCAACTCCATTTGTTTCAGCAGCCTTTACAATATCACCTTCCGGTACAGTTTGTGTCGGAACAGCTGTAAATTTTATAAATACCGGAAATGTTACAGGGTCCAAATGGGGTGCTTCTTATACCACCTGGCTTATTTCCCCAATAACTCCTGCCAATGTAAGTGGAAGCACTGTCGATTTTTCATATACTTTTTTGACCGCAGGAACTTATAATATTACCCACGACATTGATACCATGGTTGGTAATGGAGTTTGTTATTCCAGGATAACGCAGGTAGTAAAAGTAGTTAACTGTAATGGTCCAATCATAACAACCACAGGCAGTTCAGTGTGTCCTGGTTCCTGCGCTACAGTAACATCGAGTGGCTCAGGCGGCACTGCTCCGTATACCTATTCCTGGAGTACCGGAGCTACAACGCAAAACATAGCTCCCTGTCCCGTGTCTACAACTACTTATACAGTAACAGTAAGAGATGCCGGTGGCAACACATCTACTTCAACAGCAGTTGTAACAGTAAATCCTGCTGTAACTGTCACTACAACTGCAACGAATATATCCTGTAATGGAGGAACAAATGGTTCAGCGGCAGCGGCAGTAGGCGGTGGCAGTTTCCCTTATGTCTATACATGGAGTACGGGTGCTACCACATCTCAAATCTCAAATCTCACATCTCAGATATATACAGTTACAGTAACTGATTCAAAAGGTTGTGTTGCTACTTCTACTGCCTCAATAATATCACCGCTGGCTTTAACCGGACAGTTCACCAAAGGCACGGCTAACTGTATAAATTGCGGGTGTAAAGAATGGATCCTTGTAAATGCTACTGGCGGCACAAGCCCGTATAGTTATACCTGGCCGGATGGATATACCAACAGGTATAAGAACAGGCTTTGTCCGAATTCTTACTTTGTAAATATAAAAGATAAGAATGGGTGCAGTGTGAATGTTAGTTTAACGGCACCCTGA
- a CDS encoding SBBP repeat-containing protein produces MDILRVENYTRYVQKEKKLLSAAFRSALLMAAGFCLVVTLFIGKGFAQQAIGKGSPQAQSHSASLRGSGMNFTQNKGQIVDVKNQLRPDVLYKGECKGADVYLRKTGISYVQSNMDEVMHDVHEEIEELERSGGFGDQSEQERMRELLKMKTTKLHRVDVDFYGCNPNAQTQTAEEVEGYSNYYYPHCPQGITNVNSYNEVTVKNIYCNIDVKYYGGKEGGLKYDIVVNPGADPDLIKLKYSGFESIKMRGQNLLVETSVGTMEESIPRVYQLINGNVVNIKAKYVLGLNSREKHQELNEAFVSFSVDTYDPSYPLIIDPWAWATYYGGNNQEACTSLAVDANGNALITGYTSSANFPVGGSTVFQGSLTGGVGSSAQDAYVVKFSPAGARLWATFYGGNNYDYGYGITADPSGNVLITGLTNSANFPVGATAGNTVFQSTYGDIAGSSSYGDAFVVKFSPTGARLWATFYGGGASDSGADIVTESGGNIVITGTTASINFPLGATAGNSIFQNSSAGGTDAFVVKFNPTGLRIWATYYGGSGAENSLWPFYGIAVDLSNNIVIVGNTRSTDFPVGATAGNSVFQTAFGGATFANDGDAFVVKFAPNGIRLWATYYGGSGHDGGHDVAIDLSGNVVISGMTYSTNFPIGASAGNVVYQGSNGGSYDAFVIKFSPTGQRLWATYHGGNQMEVGYYCATDNNGNIYILGDFEDQGYGNFPMNTCALQPVYGGGIEDWFVTKFKPTGERICSTFIGGNVIEDDLDLGGGIATYQNYVYVAGGTGGGFPVTANAWQPTYGGGSAANGLGDAVVGKFCGNSCGATNSTTANFNTPAGICSNSVAQFTSSVTSTITCDTKSQLYKWYFPGASPATSTQQDPNNISYSAPGTFTVSLVVDGVCSRDSVSKVITVTNCSCNMTVVTSVTSNVTCNGSNNGSAQVTISNGAGGPYSYSWSNGVNSNTNSLTSQISGLTSGTYTVTVTEGLCKSVTSVTITQPLPLLAGLSAPQWSCPPNTASVTANAFNGTPSYTYTWSSSQTTQGATSLVPGNYTVTVRDQGGCTTSQTMRLSLPPAFTASVTTTSISCTASGEATLSVTGGVPSFSYSWSNGSTGNLVSIGNSTKITGLVAGAYTITVTDGIGCTSTRVANVTGTSPVSATFTYSSACIGSLVSFTNTGTPPGTGVTYNWIVSPITPANVSGTTTNFSYTFLTTGTYSVEHTVGSAGCTNKVINNITIINCTGPSVTATGSAVCPGSCATVTSSGSGGSGTYTYSWSNSATTQNISPCPATTTTYTVTIRDTGGSTSTSTAVVTINPAVTVTATATNIPCNGSANGSVSAAAAGGSPAFTYNWSTGATTSQISNLTSQIYTVTVTDNKGCTSVSTATVISPSALAGQFAKGTAACAGCGCKEWIMVNATGGTSPYSYTWPDGYVNRYKNHLCPGMYIINIRDKNGCNASVSLTAP; encoded by the coding sequence ATGGATATATTGAGAGTTGAGAATTATACACGCTATGTTCAAAAGGAAAAAAAATTATTGTCTGCCGCCTTTCGTTCTGCTTTATTGATGGCAGCAGGGTTTTGTTTGGTTGTAACTTTATTTATTGGTAAAGGCTTTGCACAGCAGGCTATTGGTAAAGGTAGCCCACAAGCTCAGTCGCATAGCGCTTCACTGCGCGGTTCCGGGATGAACTTTACACAAAACAAAGGTCAGATCGTTGATGTGAAGAATCAACTCCGCCCCGATGTTTTATATAAAGGAGAATGTAAGGGAGCAGATGTTTATTTACGTAAAACAGGCATCAGCTATGTGCAAAGTAATATGGATGAAGTAATGCATGACGTGCATGAAGAGATTGAGGAGTTGGAAAGATCGGGTGGATTCGGGGATCAATCTGAACAGGAAAGGATGCGGGAACTTTTAAAAATGAAAACTACAAAGCTGCATCGTGTTGATGTGGATTTTTATGGTTGTAACCCTAATGCTCAAACTCAAACAGCCGAAGAGGTTGAAGGGTATTCAAATTATTATTATCCACACTGTCCACAAGGCATCACCAATGTAAATTCCTATAATGAAGTGACCGTAAAAAATATTTACTGCAATATTGATGTAAAGTATTATGGAGGTAAAGAAGGAGGATTAAAGTATGATATTGTAGTGAACCCCGGCGCCGATCCGGACCTGATAAAGTTGAAGTATTCAGGATTTGAAAGTATAAAAATGAGGGGGCAAAATCTTTTAGTTGAAACATCTGTGGGCACTATGGAAGAAAGTATCCCAAGGGTTTATCAGCTAATAAACGGAAACGTAGTAAACATCAAAGCAAAATATGTTTTGGGTTTGAATTCAAGGGAAAAACATCAGGAACTGAATGAGGCATTTGTTTCTTTTTCTGTTGATACATACGACCCTTCTTACCCCCTGATCATTGACCCCTGGGCATGGGCAACTTATTATGGAGGTAATAATCAGGAAGCATGCACAAGCCTTGCTGTAGATGCGAATGGAAATGCGCTGATCACAGGCTATACCTCTTCCGCAAATTTTCCTGTGGGAGGATCGACGGTATTTCAGGGAAGCCTTACCGGAGGTGTCGGATCTTCGGCACAAGATGCCTATGTGGTAAAATTTTCTCCTGCAGGAGCAAGACTATGGGCTACTTTCTATGGTGGAAATAATTACGATTATGGATACGGAATAACTGCCGATCCATCAGGCAATGTGTTGATCACAGGCTTAACAAACTCCGCAAATTTTCCTGTAGGGGCAACCGCCGGCAATACGGTATTTCAGTCAACGTATGGTGACATCGCAGGAAGCTCCTCTTACGGAGATGCTTTTGTGGTTAAGTTTTCTCCAACGGGGGCCCGTTTATGGGCTACGTTTTATGGAGGAGGAGCAAGTGATTCGGGTGCCGATATAGTAACGGAATCGGGTGGAAATATTGTTATCACAGGAACAACAGCTTCAATCAATTTTCCTTTGGGTGCAACTGCCGGAAATAGCATATTTCAGAACTCTTCCGCGGGAGGTACAGACGCCTTTGTGGTGAAGTTTAACCCTACCGGTTTGCGTATATGGGCAACCTATTATGGAGGAAGTGGAGCGGAGAATAGCCTTTGGCCATTCTACGGAATTGCCGTTGACCTTTCAAATAACATTGTAATTGTCGGAAATACAAGATCAACTGATTTTCCTGTTGGAGCAACTGCCGGTAATAGTGTATTTCAAACAGCTTTTGGAGGTGCCACGTTTGCAAATGACGGGGATGCTTTTGTTGTGAAATTTGCTCCCAATGGAATACGCTTGTGGGCTACCTATTATGGAGGGAGCGGACATGATGGAGGGCATGATGTAGCAATTGACCTTTCGGGCAATGTGGTAATTTCCGGAATGACTTATTCGACAAATTTTCCAATCGGGGCGAGTGCTGGCAATGTTGTTTATCAGGGTTCTAATGGCGGATCGTACGATGCTTTTGTAATAAAGTTTTCGCCTACAGGACAGCGTTTATGGGCCACTTATCATGGGGGGAACCAAATGGAGGTGGGATATTACTGCGCTACCGATAATAACGGGAATATTTATATTCTTGGTGACTTTGAAGATCAGGGTTACGGCAATTTTCCAATGAATACCTGTGCGCTTCAACCCGTGTATGGTGGAGGAATAGAAGATTGGTTTGTTACTAAATTCAAACCAACCGGTGAGCGTATTTGCAGTACGTTTATTGGAGGAAATGTAATTGAGGATGACCTTGATCTGGGCGGCGGTATTGCTACTTATCAAAATTACGTATATGTGGCAGGTGGAACAGGCGGAGGTTTTCCTGTTACTGCCAATGCCTGGCAACCAACATACGGAGGAGGATCAGCGGCTAATGGATTAGGAGATGCAGTTGTTGGAAAATTTTGTGGTAACAGTTGTGGAGCCACTAATAGTACTACTGCAAATTTTAATACTCCTGCCGGCATCTGCAGTAATTCTGTTGCTCAGTTTACTTCATCAGTAACCAGCACGATTACTTGCGATACTAAAAGTCAGCTCTATAAATGGTACTTTCCGGGAGCATCACCTGCAACCTCCACTCAGCAAGATCCGAACAATATCAGCTATTCTGCTCCGGGTACATTTACCGTGTCTTTGGTGGTTGATGGCGTATGCAGCCGTGATTCTGTATCAAAAGTAATAACAGTAACCAATTGCAGCTGTAACATGACAGTGGTAACAAGTGTAACTTCTAATGTTACTTGTAATGGATCCAACAACGGCAGCGCGCAGGTAACTATCAGCAATGGTGCGGGTGGCCCATATTCCTATAGCTGGAGTAATGGTGTGAATTCAAATACAAACAGCCTCACCTCTCAGATATCGGGGTTAACTTCCGGAACTTATACTGTGACTGTTACAGAGGGTTTATGTAAATCGGTAACATCAGTAACCATTACACAACCCTTGCCCTTATTGGCAGGACTATCTGCCCCGCAGTGGTCATGTCCTCCAAATACAGCTTCAGTCACTGCCAATGCATTCAATGGAACGCCTTCCTATACATATACATGGAGTAGCAGTCAGACTACGCAAGGTGCAACAAGTTTAGTTCCTGGTAACTATACTGTAACGGTTCGGGATCAGGGCGGTTGTACCACTAGTCAAACAATGAGATTGAGTCTTCCTCCCGCATTTACTGCAAGTGTAACAACTACAAGTATAAGTTGTACAGCAAGTGGTGAGGCAACACTTTCTGTAACGGGAGGCGTGCCTTCTTTTTCCTATAGCTGGAGTAATGGATCTACAGGTAATCTGGTTTCAATTGGAAACAGTACAAAGATCACAGGACTCGTAGCTGGCGCTTATACAATTACTGTAACAGATGGTATAGGATGTACTTCAACCCGGGTTGCAAACGTAACGGGCACAAGTCCCGTTTCAGCAACATTTACATATTCTTCTGCATGTATTGGCTCACTTGTAAGTTTTACAAATACGGGAACCCCACCCGGGACTGGAGTTACATATAATTGGATTGTTTCTCCAATAACACCTGCAAATGTAAGCGGAACAACAACAAATTTTTCTTATACTTTTTTAACGACTGGTACTTATAGTGTTGAACACACAGTTGGCAGTGCCGGGTGCACTAACAAAGTAATAAATAATATTACTATTATTAATTGTACTGGTCCTTCAGTCACGGCCACCGGCAGTGCAGTATGCCCCGGCTCCTGCGCCACAGTTACGTCCAGTGGGTCGGGTGGCAGCGGTACATATACTTATTCGTGGAGCAATAGTGCAACAACACAAAACATAAGTCCGTGTCCTGCAACAACTACCACATATACAGTAACAATAAGAGATACAGGTGGCAGCACATCTACTTCAACAGCAGTTGTAACGATAAATCCTGCTGTAACTGTTACTGCAACCGCTACAAATATACCCTGTAACGGAAGTGCAAACGGCTCAGTCTCTGCCGCCGCCGCCGGTGGCAGTCCCGCATTCACCTATAACTGGAGTACGGGTGCTACAACATCTCAGATCTCAAATCTCACATCTCAGATCTATACTGTAACAGTAACAGATAACAAAGGCTGTACATCCGTTTCAACAGCTACTGTAATTTCTCCTTCCGCTCTGGCAGGTCAATTTGCTAAAGGAACTGCCGCCTGTGCGGGCTGCGGGTGTAAAGAATGGATTATGGTAAATGCAACAGGCGGCACAAGTCCGTATAGCTATACCTGGCCTGATGGATATGTGAACAGGTATAAGAATCATCTATGCCCTGGAATGTA